CCCAAGCTAGAGAACAAGGTCACCCCATGCCAACGAACCATAAAACCCCTGATGACTGGTCAAGCGAAACCAAGCTTGCCACCATTATAGAGACGGCCACCCTAAGCGAGAGTGAACTTAGCGAATACTGCCGCAGCAAAGGCCTATATGTTGAGCAAATCAAAGCGTGGCGTACTGACGCCTTACAAGGCTTTAGCAGCAGCAAACAACAAAGCCTGAAAGACAAGCGTCAGCAGCAGAGCGATCGCAAACAGATCAAACAACTCACCCGAGAGCTTGCTCGAAAAGAAAAGGCTTTAGCTGAAACTGCCGCCTTACTGGTACTGCGAAAAAGCTGGATGCGTTTTGGGAGGAGCGCGAGGACGACTGACCTCGCTTCCAGAGCGCAAACAATACATCGCATGGATACAAGAAACCAATCAATCAGGTGCCAGACTTAACCTTGCCTGTATTGAAGTTGGCATTAGCATCCGCACCTATCGGCGCTGGTACCGCGCAGGTCACGTGAATGGTGATAAACGGTGTGACGCCGTGCGCCAAGCTCCTAAGAATAAACTGAGCGCCTCTGAACAAGCCGCCATTATTGCCGTGTGCAATCAGCCCCGCTTTGCCAGTCTGCCGCCCACCCAAATTGTACCGACCCTGCTTGATGAGGGGATATATCATGGCTCAGAGTCTACCTTTTATCGGGTGCTGAGGCAGCATGAGCAATTGGCTCACCGCGGTCGTGCACTTGCCCCTAAAGCCTCAAGCGCCCCAAAGACCTTTACTGCCACTGGCCCTTGCCAAGTGTTCTGCTGGGATATCACCTATCTGCCAAGTCCGGTACGGGGTCAGTTCTATTATTTGTACATGATAGAGGATGTCTATAGCCGTAAAATTGTTGGCTGGGAGGTTTATGACCACGAGTCAGGTGTACTGGCAGCTCAGCTGCTTGAGCGTACTTTAATCAGTGAGAATGCATTGCACACTGGGGTGGTGCTACACTCAGACAATGGGGCACCGATGAAAGCTCAAACCATGCGCATGAAAGCGTATGAGCTTGGGGTACTCACCTCTTACAGCAGACCGCGTGTCAGTAATGACAACCCGTTTGCAGAGTCTTTATTTAAAACCTGCAAGTATCGCCCTAATTGGCCCACCGAAGGCTTTAAAAGCGTTGAGGCGGCAAGACGATGGATGCTGAGCTTCACGCGCTGGTACAACAATGAGCATAAGCACAGTCAGCTTAACTTTGTGACGCCCAATCAGCGCCATACGGGTGAGGATAAGGAAGTACTGGCGAAGCGTCTGCTCACGATGCAGCGCGCTAAAGATGAAAACCCGATACGCTGGGGAACTCAGGAGGTGAGGAACTGCGAGCCTGTAGGGCCAACAACGCTAAACCCTGTAAAAGAGCAACAACAGCAAAGATTACAAGCCGCTTAATTTAGCTTGATGGTGACAACTACCTTGAAAAACTCCGCAGTACTTCGAATACACTTCTGTTTTGAGAGATTCCTAGAGCTTTGGTGCAATAAAATTACAAACTGTGATGAATTTTTTGATTTTGGTAGAGTCACGTTTGGTATGAAAATTGATATATCTAAGAAACTAGGATTACCTATTGAGCTAGGGCGTGTCATCAATTAAGCCAAACGACACAAGAAACTAAGTGAATGGCACTAAGGAAATGACTGGCTAACTTATCATAGCGAGTGGCAATCGCACGATACTGCTTAATCTTGGCAAAGAAGTTCTCTATTAGGTGCCTCGCTTTATAAAGCTCTTTATCGAAGTCTCTTGGCTGCAGCCGATGACACTTAGATGGTATAACTGCATTACCTTGCACTGCTTTAATCGGTTCAATAACGCGGGCATCAGCATCGTAAGCTTTATCGGCAAGCCACGTTTGGCTAATACTGACATCAAGCAATTCATCTGAGCCACACAGATCATGAGCTGCCCCACCTGTTAGATAAAAGCCAGTAGGATTGCCTAGCGCATCTGTTCGAGTATGTATTTTAGTCGTCAGTCCACCTTTGCTGCGTCCAATGGCTTGATCCCTTTTTTCCAGCACTGTGCTGGTGGGCTTTAACAATCGTGGCATCTAGCATGGCATATTCGTCATCGGATTGTTCAGAGAGTTGATTAAAAACCTGCTCCCATACGCCTTTTTTGACCAGCGACTAAAACGAGTATGAATCACTCTGAAGTCGCCAAAGCGTTCAGGTAGGTCACGCCAAGGTATGCCGGTCTTGTAACGGTACAGAACCGCATCTACGAACAAGCGGTTATCCTTTGCAGTAGCACCAACGTCACTTGGTTTACCAGGTAGAATGTCTTTAATTCTCTCCCATTGGTCATCACGTAGGGCATGTCGTCTTGTCATAGTCATTGAGCTCAAATTCCTAAATACGATCTAAGTATAGCTTATTCTGAAATATCTATGCTAATTGATGACACGCCCTAGCTGTAGTTTTTAAAAAATTTAATAACATTAGAAATAGCTTTGCTCATAAAGCAAATTTTACTATCTCAGCTCAAGACCTTGATGATCTTCGTCATTTAATTGATCGAATACCATCTCACAGCAATCAACCATTCCCTAAAATGGATGATCCATCTTGGAGGGGAGAGTTTGATGACCGTATAGTGTTTTGGAATATGCCTAATATTTCTGAAATTGATAAACTTCTATTTATTTACTTCACCTTTAGTATGAAAACTACTGGTGTTTTTGTAAAAGAGTTTGCAGAGAAAGGAATAATTCATTCTTATTCGGATAAGTAAAGAAAATCATTATAAGATGTAATCATCCATTGAGTATCATAAAATTTTATTTACTTTATAACTTCTCTGCTACTATTCGACATTACAATTTTACATAGTGGTTTGCTGGGTTAAAAACCCAGCCTACGCAAATAACAGAAAACTAAGCTATTCTGGCTCATCAACCTCAAAGACTTGGCGTAAATAGGCAAGATACGTATCATTATTGATCATGGTCTTGCCTGGACTATCAGACAACTTAGCGACTGGCTGGCCGTTGCACTCGACTAACTTGAGGACAATATTAATCGGCATTATGCCCATATCATTGGTAAGATTGGTACCAATGCCAAAGCTGGTTTTTATCTGGTCTTTAAAGTACTGGTGCAGCTCCCAAGCCTTTTCAAGATCCAAACCATCGCTAAAGGTCAATATCTTAGTCTTAGGATCTATCTTTAGTTTTTTATAGTGGGCAATCGCTTTGTCACCCCAGATATAAGGGTCACCGCTGTCATGACGTAGGCCGTCAAAAAGTTTGGCAAAATACAAATCAAAGTCGCGCAAAAACGCATCCATCCCAACGACATCGGTCAGCGCAATACCCAAATCGCCACGATATTCATGCACCCAAGCTTCAAGGGCGGCTTTTTGTGAGTCGCGCAAACGCACATCTAATGCCTGAAACGCCTGCATAAATTCATGTGCCATCGTTCCAATTGGCGTCATTCCTAATTTTTTTGCCAGATAAACGTTAGAAGTACCGCTGACAATATTTGGCTGTGCTTTATTTAAAGTCTCTACCACATGGGCTTGCCAGCGCTTACTAAAGCGGCGGCGCGTACCAAAATCAGCGACGATAAAAGGCGGCGTATCCTGACTATATTTGCTTTGCTCCTCTGCATAGTGATTCAATAATGCCACTTTTGCATCTAGCCTGCGCTGCCCTTCCTCAATGACACTGGGATCGGATAAGGCATTGAAATATAGCTCATTAACAATCGCTAGCACAAATATCTCAAAGAACATCGCCTGAATCATAGGCCCTTCAATGTCGATACATAAGCGACCTTTACCATCGGTACTGACAGTGATAAAACGGCGCTTGAGCTTAAACAGCTCCAAATAGTCGACAAAATCTGAGCGCAAAAAACGCAAGCCGCGCAAATATTCCAGCTCATCTTCTGAAAAACGCAGCTCACATAAGCTGTCTAGCTGCTGCTCTAACGACTCTTTGATGTCAGCCAGTGGATAGGCCGTATCTTTATTATTACGGCAACGAAAACGATAGACACCATGCGTCTGCGGAAACTGATGCAGCATGGCTTGTAACATCGTAAATTTATACAAATCGTTATCAAGTAACGAGGTAATAATAGGTGCGTGGGTAACGGTCATGTTACAGCCTTAAACAAACACAAAAGTAAGAGGTCAGCTTCTATGAATAAACGAAGCGATACAATAAAAATTATGACAATTAAATAATGATAATACTTCTATCAAAGGATAAGTATAACGAAGTTTAGTAAAACTTTCAGAGTTCATACCAAACCAAAAAGATACGATTAAATTTATCAAATATATTATAAAAAAGACGCTAAGAGTGCTCTTACCGCCTTTTGATAGATTATGGTCTGTTGCACATTCAAAATAGTTAGGATTTAATCAATTTCACCAAGGGTGCATAACCTGACTGCGGCATCACATCGACTGGGATAAATTGCAGCGCGCCACCATTGATACAATAACGCAAACCGCCACGGTCTTTTGGACCATCAGGGAATACATGACCCAGATGCGAGTCTGCTACCCGTGAGCGAATCTCCGTGCGTACCATGTTAAAGGCTTTGTCTTCATGCTGAGTAATCACCTGCATGTCGATGGGCTTGGTAAAGCTTGGCCATCCGCAGCCAGATTGGTACTTATCAGTAGATAAAAATAGCGGCTCACCGCTCACCACATCGACATAAATACCTGGCGCAAATAAATCATCATACTCATGACTGAATGCTCGCTCAGTACCAGCGTCTTGCGTGATATTGTATTGCGCTTTAGTCAGTGTATTCTTCAGCGCATCTTTATCAAATCCAGCATAACGCTTGGGATCTAAAGTTTCAGCTATAGTATTGGCGGGGGCAAACTTAACGCGGTTAGTACTCTCTATCTTATCATCAGCAAGGCTTAAATCAACATGGCAATAACCATTGGGGTTTTTGGCCAAATAATCTTGATGATACATCTCAGCCAAGTAAAAATTGTCTAATGGCTCATTTTCAACCACGACTTTTTGATCGTATTGGCTTTGTACGCGCTTGAGGGCAGCATCAATGACGGCTTTGTCTTCTTTATCGGTGTAATACACACCTGAACGATACTGTACACCGCGGTCGTTGCCTTGTTTGTTTAGGCTGGTTGGATCTATCACGCGCAAATAGTATTTGAGAATGGTATCAAGGTCAGTCTTATCCGCATCATAAGTGACTTTCACCGCTTCAGCATGCCCTGAACCGCGAATGACCTGCTCATAGCTTGGGTTGGCAGTATCGCCATTGGCATAGCCTGATACCGCATCTACGACGCCATCGACGCGCTCCATATAAGCTTCCACACCCCAAAAACACCCACCCGCCAGATAAATTGAGCGCGTGTTAATCGCTTTGCCTTGGTCATTATAATAGACACCATCTTTGTGCTTAATGGTTTCGATTTTGCTGTTGCTATCCAGTGCTTGTGCGTTTGCAGGCTTGGCGCTACCCGCTTTGAGCTCAGCAAAGTCATTTTTGCCATTGTCCGCCAGTGCATAAGCCTGCTCTGTCGATATATTGCCTTTAACCAAATGCACTAAGTTGCCGTTTTTATCGAGTATCGCCCAGCTTGGATAGACCTGCACACCAAGCTTATTGATCAGCTCACCTGAGGCGTCCATCAACACAGGTAATTTTGGATAATCTGCTTGAATGCCAGCATACCAAGTACTGAAGTCGCCATCGGCTTTTTCATTCAGGTGGCCGGGACTGGCAACAGTGACCACATTTAAGTCTGCAAACTTAGGATCCGTACGCCATTCTTCAGTCTCTTCAAGGGTGCCGAGACATAATGGGCACCAACTTGCCCAAAACTTAATCAAGGTGGGTTTATTGGGATCGATAACGGCAGCACCAGTGTCACCCAAGCCTTTGGTAAGCTGCGGTAATCCCTGCATTTGCCCAAGCATATCGGATGGTAACATATCGCGTGAGCTCGTCACTCCACTGTTTTGCTTGGCTGATTTAGCATTGCTACCCTTGTTATCCGCACTACTCATTTGGCCACAAGCGACTAATAGCCCTGCGCTTAATAATGTCATCA
The sequence above is a segment of the Psychrobacter fulvigenes genome. Coding sequences within it:
- the msrAB gene encoding bifunctional peptide-methionine (S)-S-oxide reductase MsrA/peptide-methionine (R)-S-oxide reductase MsrB yields the protein MPHKNIRNSDHDDRSDSNKNDNMKKSLNQSRLHSKQNNLKSSSSQSSRWLKNASTFGMMTLLSAGLLVACGQMSSADNKGSNAKSAKQNSGVTSSRDMLPSDMLGQMQGLPQLTKGLGDTGAAVIDPNKPTLIKFWASWCPLCLGTLEETEEWRTDPKFADLNVVTVASPGHLNEKADGDFSTWYAGIQADYPKLPVLMDASGELINKLGVQVYPSWAILDKNGNLVHLVKGNISTEQAYALADNGKNDFAELKAGSAKPANAQALDSNSKIETIKHKDGVYYNDQGKAINTRSIYLAGGCFWGVEAYMERVDGVVDAVSGYANGDTANPSYEQVIRGSGHAEAVKVTYDADKTDLDTILKYYLRVIDPTSLNKQGNDRGVQYRSGVYYTDKEDKAVIDAALKRVQSQYDQKVVVENEPLDNFYLAEMYHQDYLAKNPNGYCHVDLSLADDKIESTNRVKFAPANTIAETLDPKRYAGFDKDALKNTLTKAQYNITQDAGTERAFSHEYDDLFAPGIYVDVVSGEPLFLSTDKYQSGCGWPSFTKPIDMQVITQHEDKAFNMVRTEIRSRVADSHLGHVFPDGPKDRGGLRYCINGGALQFIPVDVMPQSGYAPLVKLIKS
- the pncB gene encoding nicotinate phosphoribosyltransferase produces the protein MTVTHAPIITSLLDNDLYKFTMLQAMLHQFPQTHGVYRFRCRNNKDTAYPLADIKESLEQQLDSLCELRFSEDELEYLRGLRFLRSDFVDYLELFKLKRRFITVSTDGKGRLCIDIEGPMIQAMFFEIFVLAIVNELYFNALSDPSVIEEGQRRLDAKVALLNHYAEEQSKYSQDTPPFIVADFGTRRRFSKRWQAHVVETLNKAQPNIVSGTSNVYLAKKLGMTPIGTMAHEFMQAFQALDVRLRDSQKAALEAWVHEYRGDLGIALTDVVGMDAFLRDFDLYFAKLFDGLRHDSGDPYIWGDKAIAHYKKLKIDPKTKILTFSDGLDLEKAWELHQYFKDQIKTSFGIGTNLTNDMGIMPINIVLKLVECNGQPVAKLSDSPGKTMINNDTYLAYLRQVFEVDEPE
- a CDS encoding IS3 family transposase (programmed frameshift); translated protein: MPRYSEERKQAILSKLLPPLSLSVAEVSRSEGIGLQTLYNWRAQAREQGHPMPTNHKTPDDWSSETKLATIIETATLSESELSEYCRSKGLYVEQIKAWRTDALQGFSSSKQQSLKDKRQQQSDRKQIKQLTRELARKEKALAETAALLVLRKKAGCVLGGARGRLTSLPERKQYIAWIQETNQSGARLNLACIEVGISIRTYRRWYRAGHVNGDKRCDAVRQAPKNKLSASEQAAIIAVCNQPRFASLPPTQIVPTLLDEGIYHGSESTFYRVLRQHEQLAHRGRALAPKASSAPKTFTATGPCQVFCWDITYLPSPVRGQFYYLYMIEDVYSRKIVGWEVYDHESGVLAAQLLERTLISENALHTGVVLHSDNGAPMKAQTMRMKAYELGVLTSYSRPRVSNDNPFAESLFKTCKYRPNWPTEGFKSVEAARRWMLSFTRWYNNEHKHSQLNFVTPNQRHTGEDKEVLAKRLLTMQRAKDENPIRWGTQEVRNCEPVGPTTLNPVKEQQQQRLQAA